The following proteins come from a genomic window of Vidua chalybeata isolate OUT-0048 chromosome 2, bVidCha1 merged haplotype, whole genome shotgun sequence:
- the CLDN34 gene encoding claudin-34, with translation MNSLVSTSRLQLAAFVLGTIGWILCTVSMGIVEWRVWYVDNTTVISSGIAWVGIWKVCFISYLYVSPGYREQFCHKFSGYDSFIPHEIYAAQGLLLIGMFMGLLGLAATIFALRNVYMGVTHKTLIAPFFLVGGFFYIFAGLCVLIPVSWNFYSVTHNQSIAFPPSYYMPSSPVAQEAGAAIPVGIVAVILLLLSGTFSLSYRFPMTANTITKS, from the coding sequence ATGAACTCCCTGGTCAGCACCTCACGCCTCCAGCTTGCTGCCTTTGTTCTGGGCACGATAGGCTGGATCCTGTGCACAGTTTCAATGGGAATCGTGGAATGGAGAGTGTGGTATGTGGACAACACCACTGTCATCTCCTCTGGCATTGCCTGGGTTGGGATTTGGAAAGTCTGCTTCATCAGTTACCTTTACGTCTCACCTGGCTATAGAGAACAGTTTTGCCATAAATTCAGTGGCTATGACTCCTTCATCCCCCATGAAATTTATGCTGCTCAGGGTCTCCTGTTGATCGGCATGTTCATGGGCTTGCTGGGACTGGCTGCTACAATATTTGCTCTGAGAAATGTGTATATGGGAGTCACTCACAAAACTCTCATTGCCCCGTTCTTCCTGGTGGGTGGCTTCTTCTACATATTTGCTGGTCTGTGTGTCCTGATTCCTGTGAGCTGGAATTTCTATTCTGTAACTCACAACCAGAGCAtagcttttcctccttcttaCTACATGCCCTCCAGTCCAGTGGCACAGGAAGCTGGTGCTGCCATTCCTGTTGGGATTGTTGCTGTTATCCTCCTGCTGCTAAGTGGgacattttctctctcatacAGATTTCCCATGACTGCAAACACTATCACAAAATCTTGA